One window of Microcoleus sp. FACHB-672 genomic DNA carries:
- the miaB gene encoding tRNA (N6-isopentenyl adenosine(37)-C2)-methylthiotransferase MiaB gives MTTLPRRYHITTFGCQMNKADSERMAGILEDMGFAWSEDPNDADLILYNTCTIRDNAEQKVYSYLGRQAHRKRLQPNLTLVVAGCVAQQEGEALLRRVPELDLVMGPQHANRLRDLLEQVFAGSQVAAVEPVHIMEDITKPRRDSNVTAWVNVIYGCNERCTYCVVPNVRGVEQSRTPEAIRAEMEELGRQGYKEVTLLGQNIDAYGRDLPGATAEGRHQHTLTDLLHYVQDVPGIERLRFATSHPRYFTERLIRACSELPKVCEHFHIPFQSGDNDILKAMSRGYTHEKYRRIIDTIRQYMPDASITADAIVGFPGETEAQFEKTLKLVEDIGFDLVNTAAYSPRPGTPAALWENQLSEEVKADRLQRLNHLVSIKAGERSERYLGRIEEVLVEEQNTKDPSQLMGRTSGNRLTFFPGNIAELKGQLVKVKITEFRAFSLTGELDLGN, from the coding sequence ATGACTACCCTTCCCCGCCGGTATCACATCACAACCTTCGGCTGCCAAATGAACAAAGCCGACTCCGAGCGTATGGCTGGCATCCTTGAAGATATGGGCTTTGCGTGGTCAGAAGACCCCAACGATGCAGATTTGATTCTATACAATACCTGCACAATTCGGGATAACGCCGAGCAAAAAGTTTATTCTTATTTAGGCAGACAAGCTCACCGTAAGCGCCTGCAGCCAAACCTCACCCTCGTCGTTGCCGGCTGCGTTGCTCAGCAAGAAGGGGAAGCGCTGTTGCGAAGAGTGCCAGAACTTGACTTGGTAATGGGACCCCAACACGCCAACCGGCTAAGAGACTTACTCGAACAAGTCTTCGCCGGCAGTCAGGTGGCAGCAGTTGAGCCGGTTCACATCATGGAAGACATCACTAAACCGCGCCGTGACAGTAATGTTACCGCCTGGGTGAATGTGATTTACGGCTGTAATGAGCGCTGCACCTACTGTGTTGTTCCAAATGTACGTGGCGTTGAGCAATCTCGCACACCGGAAGCAATTCGTGCGGAAATGGAAGAATTAGGCCGGCAGGGTTATAAAGAAGTGACACTGTTGGGTCAAAATATTGATGCTTACGGACGCGATTTACCAGGCGCTACCGCAGAAGGCCGGCATCAGCACACCCTCACAGATTTGCTGCACTACGTTCAGGATGTGCCAGGAATTGAGCGCCTCCGCTTTGCCACTAGCCATCCCCGCTATTTTACAGAACGTCTGATCCGCGCCTGTTCTGAGTTACCAAAAGTGTGCGAACATTTCCACATTCCTTTCCAGTCAGGCGATAATGACATCCTCAAGGCAATGTCGCGGGGTTATACTCACGAGAAATATCGCCGCATTATCGACACAATCCGTCAATATATGCCCGATGCTTCTATCACTGCAGATGCGATTGTGGGCTTCCCTGGAGAAACAGAAGCACAGTTTGAAAAAACACTCAAACTGGTGGAAGATATTGGGTTTGATTTGGTGAATACGGCTGCCTATTCGCCGCGTCCAGGTACACCGGCTGCCTTGTGGGAAAATCAGCTCAGTGAAGAGGTAAAAGCCGACCGGCTGCAACGTCTGAATCACCTGGTTTCTATCAAAGCTGGTGAACGCTCAGAGCGCTATTTAGGGCGAATTGAGGAAGTGTTGGTGGAGGAGCAAAACACCAAAGATCCCAGCCAATTGATGGGACGTACAAGCGGCAACCGGCTCACATTTTTCCCCGGCAATATTGCTGAATTAAAAGGTCAGCTTGTGAAAGTCAAAATTACCGAATTTCGCGCGTTTAGTTTGACGGGTGAACTTGATTTAGGCAATTAA
- a CDS encoding phytanoyl-CoA dioxygenase family protein: protein MSMLTREQQQFWDENGYLVLPAFFSHAEIDQVNQLHKRLWKESPNNVVVDDIDTNRRCYMSALSEEEKKHRCKVNDLYLNYEEVRSLSLNEQLVEILDGLLPDAPVLCNSLSLDYGTQQFLHVDSLYMTPLSDCHLAATWIALEDCHPDAGPLSYVPGSHKIPIYRFSTGSPHVVNEEFPSWQEYVQQKLSEWGLKEEIFLPKKGDVFIWHSQLLHGGTAINNPQLTRKSIVSHYFTKSDCAVLGSKLVPAGMGYWMDKPLLQVPDENENNIQQPVKKMSRVEHVLRTTLHYYRLWKRDILNFPQ from the coding sequence ATGTCAATGTTAACGCGAGAACAGCAACAATTTTGGGATGAAAACGGCTATCTAGTTTTACCGGCATTTTTTTCCCATGCCGAGATAGATCAAGTCAATCAACTTCACAAACGCTTGTGGAAAGAATCTCCCAATAATGTCGTAGTAGATGATATAGATACTAATCGCCGGTGCTATATGAGCGCTCTTTCTGAAGAAGAAAAGAAGCACCGCTGCAAAGTCAATGATCTTTATTTAAATTATGAGGAAGTCCGCAGCCTCAGCTTAAATGAGCAATTAGTAGAAATTTTAGACGGACTTTTACCCGATGCGCCGGTGTTATGTAACAGCTTAAGCTTGGATTATGGCACTCAGCAATTTCTTCATGTCGATTCGCTTTACATGACACCGCTGAGTGACTGCCATCTCGCAGCAACTTGGATCGCTTTAGAAGATTGCCATCCCGATGCGGGTCCCTTATCTTATGTTCCAGGAAGTCATAAAATCCCGATTTATCGGTTTTCCACCGGCAGCCCCCATGTCGTCAATGAAGAATTCCCTTCCTGGCAAGAATACGTGCAGCAAAAGCTCAGTGAGTGGGGTTTAAAAGAAGAAATATTCCTGCCCAAAAAGGGAGATGTTTTTATTTGGCACTCCCAGCTTTTGCATGGGGGAACTGCAATTAATAATCCCCAATTAACTCGAAAAAGCATCGTCAGCCATTACTTTACCAAATCAGATTGTGCAGTATTGGGTTCTAAATTAGTGCCGGCAGGGATGGGCTATTGGATGGATAAGCCACTGCTACAAGTCCCAGACGAGAATGAGAATAACATCCAGCAGCCGGTTAAAAAAATGTCACGGGTAGAACATGTTTTGAGAACAACCCTGCATTACTACAGGCTTTGGAAGAGAGATATTTTAAATTTTCCGCAATAG
- a CDS encoding mechanosensitive ion channel family protein encodes MTDLLQQINKSLLELFGQTIKILPGLGLALVIFFITRYAANITRSIVSAAVHRAIKNPSLRLLLIQVSYVATWVVGILVACVVAFPSLRLGDIIGLLGLSSVAFGFAFQDIFKNFLAGILLLLQEPFRIGDQIIVEGFEGTVEEISIRSTQIRTYQGERVVVPNASVFTNAVQVITAFPHRRTDLAIGVDYNTSLPQAVETFLSAVKKVEGVLSKPPAEIDIVGFGDSSINFMVRYWTFPEKAQVRRTQTNVIIALKEACDLAEINIPYPIRTVYHFDQEKYKDHYPVAEHGNGN; translated from the coding sequence ATGACGGATCTGCTTCAACAAATTAATAAAAGCTTATTAGAGCTGTTCGGTCAAACAATAAAGATATTGCCAGGATTAGGACTGGCACTTGTGATCTTTTTCATCACCCGCTACGCCGCCAATATCACTAGGAGCATTGTCTCAGCAGCAGTTCATCGGGCGATTAAAAACCCTTCGCTGCGATTGCTGCTGATCCAAGTCAGTTATGTTGCTACCTGGGTTGTTGGTATCCTCGTCGCCTGCGTCGTTGCATTTCCATCCTTGCGCCTGGGCGACATCATTGGCTTATTGGGTTTGAGTTCCGTTGCCTTTGGTTTCGCCTTTCAAGATATCTTCAAAAACTTTTTAGCCGGCATCCTCCTGCTGTTGCAAGAACCCTTTAGAATAGGCGATCAAATCATTGTCGAAGGCTTTGAAGGCACAGTCGAAGAAATTTCCATTCGTTCCACCCAAATTCGCACCTATCAGGGAGAACGAGTGGTTGTGCCCAATGCATCTGTCTTTACAAATGCGGTACAGGTAATCACCGCCTTCCCTCACCGCAGAACTGACTTAGCCATCGGAGTAGATTATAATACCTCTCTGCCGCAAGCGGTTGAAACCTTCTTGTCAGCCGTCAAAAAAGTTGAAGGCGTCTTATCGAAACCCCCAGCAGAAATCGATATCGTTGGTTTTGGGGATAGCTCAATCAACTTCATGGTGCGCTACTGGACATTTCCAGAAAAAGCTCAAGTACGGCGCACCCAAACCAATGTGATCATTGCCCTAAAAGAAGCCTGCGATCTCGCTGAAATTAATATCCCTTACCCGATTCGCACGGTTTACCACTTCGATCAAGAAAAATACAAGGATCACTATCCGGTTGCCGAGCATGGAAATGGCAATTAG
- a CDS encoding calcium-binding protein, producing the protein MATIFGTSGNDNLPRLTDPSTAGDDYIYGLEGNDTINAGSGSDIINGGTGIDSMVGGLGNDGYYVDSSSDVTTEGVGAGIDSVYSYAGSYTLRANVENLYMYGSAYSGYGNALNNSIVGTSGNNLISGGAGVDTAAGGLGSDAYVVDSTSDVVTEGVNAGTDSVYASASYSLGANVENLYLSGTAYYGYGNALNNSIVGNSSNNYLSGGAGVDTMAGGIGSDVYVVDSTSDVVTEGVDAGTDVVYASASYTLGANVENLYLQGSAYYGYGNALNNYIAGNSGNNLIWGGAGNDTMAGSAGNDIYYVDSTSDVIIEGVGAGTDVVYASASYTLGANVENLYLQGSAYYGYGNALNNSIVGNAGNNYLWGGAGNDTITGGVGNDTIRGSVGSDVLTGGAGADYFNFYSTSEGSDSITDFSWGQGDKIALSDSGFGGSLTTTTGVTPGSLLSSQFRTGAGATTSNHRVIYNSSTGALFFDADGTGAAAQVQIASLSTGLALISSDFQVIA; encoded by the coding sequence ATGGCTACAATCTTCGGGACATCTGGAAACGACAATCTGCCTAGACTTACTGATCCAAGCACAGCCGGCGACGACTACATCTATGGCTTAGAAGGCAATGACACCATCAATGCGGGTAGCGGCAGCGATATTATCAATGGGGGTACCGGCATTGATTCGATGGTAGGTGGTTTAGGTAATGACGGCTACTATGTAGACAGCAGCAGTGATGTGACTACTGAAGGAGTGGGTGCAGGCATAGATAGCGTCTATTCATACGCCGGCAGCTACACCTTAAGGGCAAACGTCGAAAACCTCTATATGTACGGCAGTGCTTATTCTGGCTACGGCAATGCACTTAACAACTCTATCGTGGGCACTAGCGGCAATAACCTGATCTCAGGCGGTGCCGGTGTCGATACGGCGGCAGGCGGGTTAGGCAGTGACGCTTACGTTGTAGACAGCACCAGTGATGTGGTGACTGAAGGCGTCAATGCCGGCACCGATAGTGTCTACGCCTCTGCCAGCTACAGTTTAGGCGCAAACGTGGAAAACCTTTACCTATCTGGCACCGCTTATTATGGCTACGGCAATGCGCTTAACAACTCTATCGTCGGTAATAGCAGCAATAACTACCTCAGTGGCGGTGCCGGCGTCGATACAATGGCAGGTGGCATAGGTAGTGACGTTTACGTTGTAGACAGCACCTCTGATGTGGTAACTGAAGGCGTCGATGCCGGCACAGACGTTGTCTACGCCTCTGCCAGCTACACCCTAGGCGCAAACGTGGAAAACCTTTACCTCCAAGGCAGCGCTTATTACGGCTATGGCAACGCACTCAACAACTATATCGCTGGCAATAGCGGCAATAACCTGATTTGGGGCGGTGCCGGCAACGATACGATGGCAGGCAGTGCTGGTAATGACATCTACTATGTAGACAGTACCAGTGATGTGATTATTGAAGGGGTGGGTGCCGGCACAGACGTTGTCTACGCCTCGGCTAGCTACACCCTAGGCGCAAACGTGGAAAACCTTTACCTCCAAGGCAGCGCTTATTACGGTTACGGCAACGCACTCAACAACTCTATCGTGGGTAATGCCGGCAATAACTACCTCTGGGGTGGCGCAGGAAATGACACAATTACCGGGGGTGTCGGCAACGACACAATTAGAGGCAGCGTCGGCAGCGATGTCTTGACTGGAGGTGCCGGTGCAGATTACTTTAACTTCTACTCTACCAGTGAGGGTAGTGATTCAATTACCGACTTTAGCTGGGGACAGGGAGATAAAATTGCACTTTCAGACAGTGGTTTTGGTGGCAGCTTAACCACCACAACAGGAGTCACACCTGGATCTCTGCTTTCCTCCCAGTTTCGCACCGGCGCTGGGGCAACTACTTCCAATCATCGCGTCATCTACAACTCATCAACCGGCGCACTTTTCTTTGATGCAGATGGTACAGGAGCAGCCGCGCAGGTACAAATTGCCAGCCTATCAACAGGCTTAGCTCTAATTAGCAGCGACTTCCAGGTGATTGCATAG
- a CDS encoding photosystem II manganese-stabilizing polypeptide: MRYYRAFIVTLLAVCLSVLTACSDGPATASSVPLTYDQIRGTGLANNCPKLEETSRGSIPIDSSKSYVLTDLCLQPITFFVKEESGNKRQEAKFIPGKMLTRYTSTLTQIQGKLKPAQDGSLTFVEEDGIDFQAVTVQMPGGERVPFLFTVKNLVAKSQAGLEGINTSTDFQGKFKVPSYRSAGFLDPKGRGEATGYDNAVALPAKGDNEDLTQVNVKRAEVGKGRISLQVSKVDNYTGEIAGIFESEQPSDTDLGAKEALDVRIRGLFYGRVQPAS; encoded by the coding sequence ATGAGGTATTATCGAGCGTTCATCGTGACACTTTTGGCGGTTTGCCTGAGTGTATTAACTGCTTGTAGTGATGGGCCGGCAACGGCAAGTAGCGTTCCACTCACCTACGACCAGATCAGAGGAACTGGACTGGCTAATAACTGTCCCAAATTAGAAGAAACTTCTCGCGGTTCCATTCCTATTGATTCAAGCAAGTCCTATGTTTTGACCGATCTTTGCTTACAGCCAATAACCTTTTTTGTGAAGGAAGAATCTGGCAATAAGCGGCAAGAGGCCAAATTTATTCCGGGCAAAATGCTGACTCGGTACACATCCACCCTTACCCAGATTCAAGGCAAACTGAAGCCGGCACAAGATGGTTCCCTCACCTTTGTAGAAGAAGATGGGATAGACTTTCAAGCTGTGACAGTTCAGATGCCTGGTGGCGAACGAGTCCCTTTCTTGTTCACAGTTAAAAATCTGGTCGCGAAAAGCCAAGCTGGTTTGGAAGGCATTAACACGTCCACAGACTTCCAAGGAAAGTTCAAAGTCCCCTCCTATCGCAGTGCCGGCTTCCTCGATCCCAAAGGTCGCGGCGAAGCTACCGGCTACGACAATGCTGTGGCCCTTCCTGCCAAGGGGGATAACGAAGACTTAACTCAAGTCAACGTCAAACGCGCTGAAGTCGGCAAAGGCAGAATTTCCCTTCAAGTCTCTAAAGTTGACAATTACACAGGTGAGATTGCAGGGATCTTTGAAAGCGAACAGCCCTCAGATACAGATTTAGGAGCTAAAGAAGCTCTAGACGTAAGGATTCGCGGCCTGTTTTACGGTCGGGTTCAACCTGCTTCGTAA
- a CDS encoding RNA polymerase sigma factor SigF — protein sequence MANIVTNELKSESLELLREYQTSPSPKLRNQLVKLNFGLVRKEVHHWLNQCTESYEDLLQVGSIGLIRAIERFEMSKGHAFSSFAIPYIRGEIQHYLRDKSPSVRIPRQWVTLQSQASGVMQNLQVKLNRHPTDTEVAAALEISVTEWQEVKLANRNRAPLSLDAPMQDEDEGSTSLGDLVPDNNYRSFQLAQEDVIRLQQALSTLEERTRKILEFVFLYDLTQKETADRMGISAVTVSRRVKKGLDSLKELMGVPEGDEN from the coding sequence ATGGCTAACATAGTAACCAATGAACTCAAAAGCGAGAGCTTGGAACTATTACGTGAGTACCAAACTTCTCCCTCTCCAAAACTCCGCAATCAGCTCGTTAAACTTAATTTTGGACTGGTCAGAAAAGAAGTGCACCACTGGCTCAACCAGTGCACAGAAAGTTATGAAGACTTACTGCAAGTCGGTAGCATCGGATTAATTCGGGCAATAGAACGCTTTGAAATGTCCAAAGGACACGCATTTAGTTCCTTTGCGATCCCTTACATCCGAGGTGAAATTCAACACTATCTGCGCGATAAAAGCCCTTCAGTGCGAATTCCCCGGCAGTGGGTGACCCTGCAAAGTCAAGCATCTGGCGTGATGCAGAATCTACAAGTCAAGCTAAACCGGCACCCCACCGATACGGAGGTTGCCGCAGCCTTAGAAATTTCAGTGACAGAATGGCAGGAAGTGAAGCTAGCTAATCGTAATCGTGCGCCGCTGAGCTTAGATGCACCCATGCAGGATGAGGATGAAGGCTCTACTTCCCTCGGAGATCTTGTCCCGGATAACAACTATCGCAGTTTCCAACTGGCACAAGAAGACGTAATTCGCTTGCAGCAAGCTCTTTCTACCTTAGAGGAACGGACTCGCAAGATTTTAGAATTTGTATTTCTTTATGACTTAACACAAAAAGAAACCGCCGATCGGATGGGAATCAGCGCAGTAACGGTTTCCCGTCGTGTTAAGAAAGGGTTGGACTCCCTAAAAGAGTTGATGGGTGTGCCGGAAGGGGATGAGAACTAA